A window from Nitrospira sp. ND1 encodes these proteins:
- a CDS encoding sigma 54-interacting transcriptional regulator: protein MGTGTDRRDRFRILSALLQAKTLRQFDERLQQELAPLLGCEIIGLYLYSESTAAFSPVSESLRTPGSPAYPIDQLPAAGTIKEAAVLAGQAIFTHDLSASPWAEAQAIDPTTCQATSVLVSPIRIPAESRPCATAKTLAVMVAVSPGRPGLFSEEDRVFLDMLGLHIAPVLTAVLAAEERDTLVAINSQVVLGTMTLDNLLSSIQPILREVIPHDTTGLVRFIGAPHGPWFEILSCEGVAVDQEALKQFPFERMAPAEILATGKPLLLTGYNQERFAEHTYFESLGVFSAMLCPLLVRGAPYGFLAIGSRRRNAFSERDLALAEQIGFHLSHAIANLSAYDQIRQLKDQLEQENVYLREEMGASLDLTSLIGNSAALQKSLKAIEQVAPTDSTVLITGETGTGKELVAQAIHRLSPRQHKALITVNCAALPPTLIESELFGHERGAFTNATVRKLGRFELAHGGTIFLDEVGELPIDLQMKLLRVLEAQEFDRVGGSHTIRVDVRVLAATNVDLDQAIKRGSFRADLFYRLNVFPLRLPTLRERREDIPLLARHFVKKYSQRHRKPVTRINSAALNALSGYDWPGNVRELEHVIERAVIVSQGSAITVDELDGLGRGEAPSPEPRTLAEAERAHIVATLSRTNWILAGKQGAAEKLGLKRSTLQHRMKKLDISRPPRQAS, encoded by the coding sequence ATGGGCACCGGCACAGACAGACGAGATCGATTTCGTATTCTGAGTGCCCTGCTCCAAGCAAAAACGCTTCGGCAGTTCGATGAACGTCTCCAGCAGGAACTCGCGCCCCTCCTGGGCTGCGAAATCATCGGCCTCTACCTGTATAGTGAAAGCACGGCGGCCTTCTCGCCCGTCTCGGAAAGCCTCCGCACACCGGGGTCGCCCGCCTATCCGATCGATCAGTTGCCCGCCGCCGGCACCATCAAAGAAGCAGCCGTGCTGGCCGGGCAGGCCATCTTCACACACGACTTGAGTGCCTCGCCCTGGGCCGAGGCGCAGGCCATCGACCCCACAACCTGCCAAGCCACCTCGGTCCTGGTGTCCCCGATCAGGATACCGGCTGAATCCCGGCCCTGCGCAACCGCCAAAACCTTGGCCGTGATGGTCGCCGTCTCGCCTGGACGACCCGGTCTCTTTTCTGAAGAGGACCGGGTGTTTCTCGACATGCTCGGCCTTCATATCGCGCCGGTCCTGACTGCGGTCCTGGCGGCCGAAGAACGCGACACCCTGGTCGCCATCAACAGCCAGGTCGTACTGGGCACCATGACCCTGGATAATCTCCTGAGCTCGATACAGCCCATTCTCCGTGAGGTCATCCCTCACGACACGACCGGCCTCGTGAGGTTCATCGGCGCCCCCCACGGCCCCTGGTTCGAGATCCTGTCCTGTGAAGGCGTCGCCGTCGATCAGGAGGCGCTGAAACAATTTCCCTTCGAGCGGATGGCGCCGGCCGAAATCCTGGCCACCGGAAAGCCCCTGCTGCTCACCGGATACAACCAGGAACGATTTGCGGAACATACGTATTTCGAGTCACTCGGCGTGTTCTCTGCCATGCTCTGCCCGCTGCTCGTCCGGGGAGCGCCGTACGGCTTTCTGGCGATCGGAAGCAGACGGCGGAACGCCTTCTCCGAACGCGACCTGGCGCTGGCCGAACAGATCGGCTTTCACTTGTCGCACGCGATCGCCAATCTCTCGGCCTACGACCAGATCCGTCAGCTCAAGGATCAGCTGGAACAGGAAAATGTCTATCTGCGTGAGGAGATGGGTGCCTCTCTCGACCTGACAAGCCTGATCGGCAACAGCGCCGCGCTGCAGAAATCGCTGAAGGCCATTGAGCAAGTCGCGCCGACCGATTCCACCGTTCTCATCACCGGGGAAACCGGGACAGGCAAGGAACTGGTGGCTCAAGCCATTCATCGACTCTCGCCGCGCCAACACAAGGCGTTGATTACCGTAAACTGCGCCGCGCTCCCGCCCACGCTCATCGAATCCGAACTCTTTGGTCACGAACGGGGCGCCTTCACCAACGCAACCGTCCGTAAATTGGGCCGCTTTGAATTGGCGCACGGGGGCACGATTTTCCTCGACGAAGTGGGAGAACTTCCGATCGACCTACAAATGAAACTCCTGCGCGTGCTGGAGGCCCAGGAATTCGACCGGGTCGGTGGAAGCCACACCATTCGAGTCGATGTACGCGTGCTTGCCGCCACCAACGTCGATCTGGATCAGGCCATCAAACGAGGCTCATTTCGCGCCGATCTCTTCTATCGCCTCAACGTTTTCCCGCTGCGCCTTCCGACCTTGCGCGAACGCCGCGAGGACATCCCGCTACTGGCCCGCCACTTTGTGAAGAAATACAGCCAGCGCCACAGAAAGCCGGTCACGCGAATCAACAGTGCGGCCCTGAACGCCCTGTCCGGCTATGACTGGCCCGGGAATGTCCGGGAATTGGAACATGTGATCGAGCGTGCCGTCATCGTGAGCCAAGGCTCGGCGATCACGGTCGATGAACTTGATGGATTGGGCCGCGGAGAAGCACCCTCTCCCGAGCCGCGGACGCTCGCAGAAGCTGAACGTGCGCACATCGTTGCGACACTCTCTCGAACCAATTGGATCCTGGCGGGCAAGCAAGGAGCGGCGGAGAAATTGGGACTGAAACGGTCCACCCTCCAACACCGCATGAAAAAGCTGGACATCAGCCGCCCGCCTCGACAGGCCTCGTGA
- a CDS encoding NFACT family protein, translating into MALSATEIGSIVQELAPALADGWIQKISQPLPDGLLLEIRVPGHTRRLLCSLRDGTARIHLVRESLPNPPTPPSFCQLLRARIQGARIDGITHIPGDRIVRLDLTSRDGPVTLIAELFGRNTDLLFLDGETRVLATLRHNRDRVGQVYQAPASVPLRSSPSETATPAMEPQPPTEADPFPLSSRLEILYREREAELSHLAQVRQRESALRKALKKLLRRMEGLRRDLEQAGRYEPYARYGELLKANLGLLKKGMTAVSVVDYYDERLPELSIPLDPTKGPQANMDAYFAKYRKFVSAQREIAPRVAAIDADVQQLQAELETIKNGTWRAPSGEHRTTTGTPSRQVRKRGADEERRGPFRRFISSDGHPIFVGRNARENDELTFGLAKSEDLWLHARGTPGSHVVVRLEKGTDPPPETIRDAATLALLYSDLKKSGKGDVMYTRRKWVKKAKGQAPGAVTVTQEKTIYITLDKTRLAALKARNTEGGP; encoded by the coding sequence ATGGCGCTCAGCGCGACAGAAATTGGTTCCATTGTTCAGGAACTGGCGCCGGCCCTGGCCGACGGCTGGATTCAGAAGATCTCCCAACCGCTTCCTGACGGCCTGTTGCTGGAGATTCGTGTGCCCGGCCACACTCGCCGATTGCTCTGTTCCTTACGCGACGGAACGGCACGGATACACCTCGTGCGCGAGAGCCTTCCCAACCCGCCGACCCCGCCCTCGTTCTGCCAACTCCTGCGGGCACGCATACAAGGCGCGCGTATCGACGGCATCACACACATCCCCGGCGATCGGATCGTTCGGCTGGACCTGACAAGCCGGGATGGGCCGGTGACCTTGATCGCGGAACTGTTCGGTCGAAACACAGACCTGTTATTTCTGGATGGAGAGACACGTGTGCTGGCGACGCTTCGTCACAATAGAGACCGTGTGGGCCAGGTCTACCAGGCACCGGCCTCGGTACCCTTACGATCATCGCCCTCAGAAACAGCGACTCCCGCGATGGAACCTCAGCCTCCGACGGAGGCTGATCCATTCCCGCTCTCATCCAGACTGGAAATTCTCTATCGGGAGCGCGAAGCAGAGCTGTCGCACCTCGCCCAGGTCCGACAGCGCGAATCGGCACTACGAAAAGCCCTCAAAAAGCTGCTGCGTCGGATGGAAGGGCTCCGCCGTGACCTCGAACAGGCCGGACGATACGAGCCCTACGCACGATACGGCGAACTGTTGAAAGCCAATCTCGGCTTACTGAAGAAAGGCATGACCGCCGTCTCGGTCGTGGACTATTACGATGAGCGCCTACCCGAATTGTCGATTCCGCTCGATCCGACCAAGGGGCCACAGGCCAACATGGATGCGTACTTCGCTAAATATCGAAAATTCGTCTCTGCCCAGCGCGAAATTGCGCCGCGCGTGGCGGCCATCGACGCGGACGTCCAGCAACTCCAGGCCGAATTAGAGACCATCAAAAATGGAACCTGGCGGGCGCCGAGTGGTGAACACCGAACCACGACCGGAACACCGTCTCGGCAGGTCCGGAAGCGCGGTGCCGACGAGGAACGCCGGGGACCGTTTCGACGCTTCATCTCATCGGACGGCCATCCGATCTTTGTCGGGCGCAACGCCCGCGAAAATGACGAACTCACGTTCGGCCTCGCCAAGAGCGAGGACCTCTGGCTACATGCGCGCGGCACGCCGGGCTCGCATGTCGTTGTGCGCCTGGAGAAGGGCACTGATCCGCCGCCTGAGACGATACGGGACGCAGCCACACTCGCCCTGCTGTACAGCGATCTAAAGAAAAGCGGGAAGGGTGATGTCATGTACACTCGACGCAAATGGGTCAAGAAAGCCAAGGGCCAGGCACCGGGCGCGGTGACCGTCACCCAAGAGAAAACCATCTACATCACCCTCGACAAAACGCGTCTCGCGGCGCTCAAAGCGAGAAACACCGAAGGAGGGCCCTAG
- a CDS encoding IS3 family transposase, producing the protein MIDRTHQLPVRRQCQLLKLARSTAYYHPTPVSETALALMRRIDELHLAHPFAGARMLRDLLRQEGQTIGRRHVATLMRRMGIEALYRKPHLSCRHPAHQVYPYLLRDLKISRPNHVWAADITYIPLARGFVYLFAVLDWASRRVLAWRLSNTLTTDFCLEAVRDALAHDGTPDIFNTDQGCQFTSQEFTGLLTHHGIQISMDGKAVGGITCSWNDSGKVSNTRRSMCTRTTPSVRPTRGVERYLTFYNQTRPHQALDGQTPDQVYYDNLTTRLTAA; encoded by the coding sequence ATGATTGATCGCACCCATCAACTGCCTGTCCGGCGGCAATGCCAGCTGCTGAAACTGGCCCGCTCGACCGCCTATTACCACCCGACGCCCGTATCAGAGACGGCGCTCGCGCTGATGCGGCGGATCGACGAGCTACATCTGGCCCATCCGTTTGCCGGCGCCCGCATGCTGCGTGATCTCTTGCGGCAAGAGGGCCAGACCATCGGGCGGCGGCATGTGGCGACCCTGATGCGCCGCATGGGTATTGAGGCCCTGTATCGGAAGCCGCATCTCAGCTGCCGGCATCCGGCCCATCAGGTCTACCCCTATCTCCTGCGCGACCTGAAGATCTCGCGCCCCAATCATGTCTGGGCCGCCGATATTACCTATATCCCGCTGGCGCGAGGCTTTGTGTATTTGTTTGCGGTCCTCGACTGGGCGAGTCGCCGGGTGTTGGCCTGGCGCCTCTCCAACACGCTCACGACCGATTTCTGTCTGGAGGCCGTCCGGGACGCCCTGGCCCACGATGGCACGCCGGACATCTTCAATACCGATCAAGGGTGCCAATTTACGAGCCAAGAGTTCACGGGGTTGCTCACGCACCACGGCATTCAGATCAGCATGGACGGAAAGGCTGTTGGCGGGATAACGTGTTCGTGGAACGACTCTGGAAAAGTCTCAAATACGAGGAGGTCTATGTGCACGCGTACGACACCGTCAGTGCGGCCCACCAGGGGCGTGGAGCGCTATCTGACGTTCTACAATCAGACCAGGCCGCATCAGGCGCTTGACGGCCAGACGCCTGACCAGGTGTACTATGACAATCTGACGACACGGCTCACGGCCGCGTAA
- a CDS encoding helix-turn-helix domain-containing protein, with product MKRTRRNHGATFKAQVALAAVKGDKTLAELAEHFQVHPTQITDWKQQLLAGAADVFGGTKPPADPPDLKTLHAKIGQLALENDFLAGALTKAGLRSAKP from the coding sequence ATGAAGAGAACACGACGGAATCACGGGGCGACGTTTAAGGCGCAAGTGGCGTTGGCGGCGGTCAAAGGCGACAAGACGCTGGCCGAATTGGCGGAGCACTTTCAGGTCCACCCCACGCAGATCACGGACTGGAAGCAGCAATTGCTGGCGGGCGCGGCCGATGTGTTTGGTGGAACCAAGCCGCCGGCAGACCCCCCGGATCTCAAGACCCTCCACGCCAAGATTGGCCAACTGGCCCTGGAGAATGATTTTTTAGCCGGGGCGCTCACCAAGGCGGGCTTGCGGAGCGCAAAGCCATGA
- a CDS encoding HEXXH motif-containing putative peptide modification protein, with protein sequence MTLLDARVLEQLISEFRRSMRGLLKEVCQDFERNYADAACTFGLPIDWFRTLGQSFTSEDYSNGKVVGWIESLNDLLYFVDILVQVRQERSRGEIAAQLRAEFREKFYEHGYADEIFPNGKPESRLLLSRLTAFCQRLAREITQESVCLAPQLACAWVAGQGKDAWLVPCDLNANVERVELPWVCAVGTAGLSYVAPAPVRSALKRAGGQGEFLIKPSGIDLLVGDQDYALVAYGKKARWHWRRLEPLCLRESQYGALVLGPTLVYGKDKTPVAVRPTRPEIAARMRRALSVIASAWPEGDRLLALLTSRVVPLKASGVVSFSYRHRPGLSAINCFDRDRLDLIDDLIHENSHHHLNLLLRKDAMYQHDHNQEIFYSPWRRSLRPLRGILHATFTFTMGAMLFERLSTWASGRAGTARWKRAGLSPRDLERARYRCLEEIDSVRYSLKDLDLAGGHFKWLTRGGKQVVKQLADALAHIEQQMLTHEKDVSRSSFGPALRRHRAELARARELFSLV encoded by the coding sequence ATGACGTTATTAGATGCGCGGGTACTCGAACAGCTGATATCGGAATTCCGGCGCTCGATGCGAGGGTTGCTCAAGGAAGTATGCCAGGATTTTGAACGGAATTATGCCGACGCTGCCTGCACGTTCGGGTTGCCGATCGATTGGTTTCGTACGTTGGGACAGTCGTTCACCTCGGAGGATTACAGCAATGGGAAGGTGGTCGGGTGGATCGAGTCGCTGAACGACTTGCTGTATTTCGTCGACATCCTGGTGCAGGTGCGGCAGGAGCGATCTCGCGGAGAGATTGCCGCGCAGCTCCGCGCGGAGTTTAGGGAAAAGTTCTACGAGCACGGGTATGCCGATGAGATTTTCCCTAACGGCAAGCCTGAGTCTCGCCTGCTTCTTTCCCGACTGACCGCCTTTTGCCAGCGATTGGCGCGGGAAATCACGCAAGAGTCTGTCTGCCTTGCTCCCCAGCTGGCTTGTGCGTGGGTAGCCGGGCAGGGTAAGGACGCGTGGCTGGTGCCCTGTGATTTGAATGCGAATGTGGAACGTGTCGAATTGCCCTGGGTCTGTGCGGTCGGCACGGCGGGCTTGTCCTATGTGGCTCCAGCCCCGGTTCGATCGGCGCTCAAACGGGCAGGAGGGCAGGGGGAATTTCTGATCAAGCCGTCCGGGATCGATCTGCTGGTCGGCGATCAAGATTATGCCCTGGTTGCATACGGCAAGAAGGCGCGGTGGCATTGGCGGCGTCTCGAGCCCCTGTGCCTCAGGGAGAGCCAATATGGCGCGCTTGTACTCGGGCCGACACTGGTCTATGGAAAGGACAAGACGCCGGTGGCGGTGCGGCCGACGAGGCCGGAGATTGCCGCACGCATGCGACGGGCACTGTCTGTTATTGCGTCGGCCTGGCCGGAGGGGGATCGGCTGCTGGCGTTATTGACCTCGCGTGTCGTACCGCTCAAAGCCTCCGGTGTGGTGAGCTTCAGCTACCGGCATCGTCCCGGGCTGTCTGCCATCAATTGTTTTGACCGTGACCGGCTCGATTTGATCGACGATCTGATCCATGAGAACAGCCACCATCACCTCAATTTGCTGCTGCGCAAAGACGCGATGTATCAACACGATCACAACCAGGAGATTTTTTATTCGCCCTGGCGGCGCAGTCTGCGGCCGCTGAGAGGGATTCTTCACGCGACCTTCACGTTCACCATGGGGGCGATGCTGTTCGAGAGGCTGTCTACGTGGGCATCCGGTCGGGCGGGGACTGCACGATGGAAAAGGGCTGGCCTCAGCCCGCGCGATCTTGAGCGGGCCCGCTATCGCTGTCTCGAAGAAATCGATTCGGTGCGGTACTCGTTGAAGGATCTCGATCTTGCGGGCGGCCATTTCAAATGGCTGACTCGCGGAGGCAAACAAGTGGTGAAGCAATTGGCCGATGCGCTGGCGCACATCGAACAACAGATGCTGACCCATGAAAAAGATGTGAGCCGGTCGTCGTTCGGTCCCGCCTTGCGCCGCCATCGAGCCGAGTTGGCCCGTGCGCGAGAGTTGTTTAGCCTGGTCTAA
- a CDS encoding type II toxin-antitoxin system death-on-curing family toxin: MKEFIFLGVEDVLLLHTDTIDIDGGSQGVREHGLLDAAVAMPRQQFDGEYLHEDIAAMAAAYLFHLAQNHPFVDGNKRAAVMAALSFLYVNGIENLPAPQTLEITTRQVAAGELSKDALTQWLRAQTGKRK, from the coding sequence GTGAAAGAATTCATCTTTCTCGGTGTGGAGGATGTATTGCTGCTCCATACAGACACCATCGACATCGACGGCGGTTCACAGGGTGTCAGGGAACATGGCCTTCTGGATGCGGCCGTCGCGATGCCTCGCCAGCAATTCGACGGTGAGTATCTTCATGAAGATATCGCCGCGATGGCCGCGGCATATCTCTTCCACCTCGCCCAAAATCATCCCTTCGTAGACGGGAATAAACGGGCAGCAGTGATGGCCGCGCTATCTTTCCTCTACGTCAACGGCATTGAGAATTTGCCCGCTCCTCAAACGCTGGAAATCACGACGCGACAGGTTGCAGCAGGGGAGTTGAGCAAGGACGCCTTGACGCAGTGGCTACGAGCTCAGACAGGCAAGCGAAAGTAA
- a CDS encoding serine protease, whose protein sequence is MPNQTPIPPEHPPLPGSAPPNLYGFEDETGTPLVGGAAIIPLLELIEGHTYRHIGTGFFITSSGVFATAKHVLLSAHDSGRPIFTWQLIPPNQWHIRPVLQIDCHDTADVAIGLSCPSLNEETGEELVDVRTRLTIRPHIPGDVIATFAYPSTIIEATESGQILSFNPDFYEGRIVEYLSNGRDRVMLPGPCYRTDMVIHHGASGGPVAGPSGRVFGINSTGFDGTNDFYISRINEIFSLEIEAGESDSITIQQLVNEGAVTVDP, encoded by the coding sequence ATGCCGAATCAAACCCCCATTCCTCCAGAACATCCACCACTCCCGGGCTCTGCTCCTCCAAACCTCTATGGATTTGAAGATGAAACGGGAACTCCTCTTGTAGGAGGTGCAGCCATAATCCCACTACTTGAGTTGATTGAAGGTCACACGTATCGGCACATCGGAACCGGCTTCTTCATAACAAGCTCTGGAGTATTTGCAACTGCTAAGCATGTATTATTATCAGCCCATGACTCTGGCCGTCCGATCTTTACTTGGCAGCTCATCCCGCCAAACCAATGGCACATTCGTCCCGTTCTCCAGATTGACTGTCACGATACTGCGGATGTAGCGATAGGCCTGTCCTGCCCATCCCTTAATGAGGAAACTGGAGAAGAACTAGTGGACGTCCGGACGCGTCTGACAATAAGGCCACATATACCTGGTGATGTCATAGCTACCTTCGCATATCCGAGTACGATCATTGAAGCAACGGAGAGCGGACAAATTCTCTCCTTTAATCCTGACTTCTATGAAGGACGAATCGTTGAGTACCTATCGAACGGACGGGACAGAGTGATGCTCCCGGGTCCCTGCTATCGCACGGATATGGTCATTCATCATGGAGCTAGCGGTGGGCCGGTGGCTGGCCCTTCGGGAAGAGTCTTCGGAATAAACTCTACAGGTTTTGATGGGACGAATGATTTTTATATTTCACGTATCAACGAGATCTTCTCTTTAGAAATTGAGGCAGGCGAGAGTGACAGTATTACCATCCAGCAACTTGTAAATGAGGGGGCAGTAACAGTAGATCCCTAA